The Impatiens glandulifera chromosome 3, dImpGla2.1, whole genome shotgun sequence genome contains a region encoding:
- the LOC124929697 gene encoding cytochrome P450 72A397-like, translating to MYELTDKGIYVVLALAVTVMVAVAGWWGWRTLEWMWLKPKRMEKHLRSQGIKGNPYRIFFGDFKDSAAMTKQNQTNPIAISDDIIPRLLPFIQKTINTYGKKTFMWFGYMPRVHIMEPKLVKEVMSKNFVYLKPKSNPFGRMLVGGLGIYEHDQWAKHRKIVNPAFRMEKIKVTHFFSIP from the exons ATGTATGAGTTAACCGACAAAGGGATCTATGTTGTATTGGCGTTGGCGGTGACAGTGATGGTAGCGGTGGCGGGGTGGTGGGGATGGAGAACTCTGGAATGGATGTGGCTCAAGCCGAAAAGGATGGAGAAACATCTGAGAAGCCAAGGCATAAAAGGGAATCCTTATAGAATATTTTTTGGAGACTTCAAAGATTCCGCGGCCATGACCAAACAAAACCAAACCAACCCTATCGCTATCTCAGACGACATCATTCCTCGTCTCCTCCCCTTCATTCAGAAAACCATCAACACCTATG GAAAGAAAACATTCATGTGGTTCGGATATATGCCAAGAGTACACATTATGGAGCCAAAACTGGTGAAGGAGGTGATGTCGAAGAATTTCGTCTATCTAAAGCCGAAGAGCAACCCATTTGGAAGAATGTTGGTCGGTGGACTTGGTATCTATGAACATGATCAATGGGCTAAGCATAGGAAAATCGTCAACCCTGCTTTTCGTATGGAGAAGATAAAGGTTACACATTTCTTCTCTATTccttag
- the LOC124929698 gene encoding cytochrome P450 CYP72A219-like produces the protein MLPAFHVSCVEMINSWEKALKESKEVDVWPYLQNLSADVISRTAFGSSYKEGRKIFQLLTLQTGLVTQALSTLYIPGSRYICCYFKFLPTKRNMRMKKIVKALEHLLTNMINKRVEALKNGETNNEDLLTILLESNFKQGELKVMTIKEVIEDCKLFYFAGQETTAVLLLWTMVLLAQHQEWQHRAREEVLRVFGNDGDPNFDGINRLKIVSLI, from the exons ATGCTTCCAGCATTCCACGTGAGTTGCGTTGAGATGATAAATTCATGGGAAAAGGCATTGAAAGAGTCGAAAGAGGTGGATGTTTGGCCATATTTACAGAATTTGTCAGCAGACGTGATTTCAAGAACTGCATTTGGTAGCTCCTATAAAGAAGGAAGGAAGATATTTCAGCTTCTAACGCTACAAACTGGACTCGTCACTCAAGCTCTAAGCACGCTATACATCCCAGGATCGAGGTATATTTGTTGTTACTTTAA gttTCTTCCGACAAAGAGAAAtatgagaatgaagaagataGTGAAAGCACTAGAACATCTACTCACTAATATGATCAATAAGAGAGTTGAAGCCTTGAAAAATGGTGAAACAAACAATGAAGACTTGTTAACCATATTATTAGAATCCAATTTCAAACAAGGGGAGCTAAAGGTTATGACCATTAAAGAGGTGATCGAAGACTGCAAACTCTTCTACTTTGCTGGCCAAGAGACTACTGCGGTTTTACTTCTTTGGACAATGGTTCTTTTGGCTCAACATCAAGAATGGCAACACCGAGCTAGAGAAGAAGTCCTTCGAGTATTTGGAAATGATGGCGATCCCAATTTTGATGGAATCAACCGCCTTAAGATCGTAagtttaatctaa
- the LOC124929699 gene encoding cytochrome P450 CYP72A219-like — LPFHVDQVTMILNEVLRLYPPIIEMTRIIEEDMKLGESLHLQAGTSLSLPILLLHHDKEIWGEDAKEFKPERFAEGISNATKGHVSYFPFGWGPRVCIGQNFALLEAKMAVAMILQRYSFELSPSYAHAPYRIVTTKPQFGAPFILHRL, encoded by the coding sequence TTACCTTTTCATGTTGATCAGGTAACAATGATACTAAACGAGGTTCTAAGGCTGTATCCACCTATTATTGAGATGACTAGAATCATTGAGGAAGACATGAAACTAGGAGAATCACTTCATTTGCAAGCTGGGACATCATTATCATTGCCCATTCTATTGTTACACCATGATAAAGAGATATGGGGGGAAGATGCTAAAGAATTCAAGCCAGAGAGATTTGCAGAAGGAATATCCAATGCAACAAAAGGTCATGTCTCCTATTTCCCTTTTGGTTGGGGTCCGAGGGTTTGCATCGGGCAGAATTTTGCTTTACTAGAGGCTAAGATGGCAGTGGCGATGATTCTTCAACGATATTCATTTGAGCTTTCTCCTTCTTATGCCCATGCTCCTTATCGCATCGTCACTACTAAGCCTCAGTTTGGTGCTCCATTCATTCTGCATCGACTATAG
- the LOC124929700 gene encoding cytochrome P450 CYP72A219-like → MYELIMTNIVSYILVVAVVTWWGWRILEWIWFKPKRMENHLRTQGFKGNPYRVLFGDLKDCNAITKQNRTNPISISDDIVPRLVPFTHKIINTYGKKTFMWFGNIPRVHITEPDLMKEVLSKNFNYIKPKTNPFIKLLIDGLSNHEHDQWIKHRKIINPVFRMERIKLMVPAFHVSCLEMISAWEKELKVSKEVDVWPYLYKLTADVISRAAFGSSYEEGRKIFQLLTLQANIVIPLLNELYIPGWRFLPTKRNMRMKKIAKQLEHLLINVINKRVHALKNGEKNNQDLLTILLESNFNGKQDGKLMVMTMNEVIQECKLFYFAGQETTATLLLWTMVLLAQHQEWQHRAREEVCNEFGKEGKPNFDGLNRLKIVTMIINEVLRLYPPVAELTRITAKDMKLGESLHLQAGTTISLPIVLFHHDKEMWGDDAKEFKPERFANGISNATKCPVSYFPFSCGPRVCIGQNFTLVEAKMVVTMILQRFSFELSPTYAHAPCPVATTQPQFGAPLIMRQL, encoded by the exons ATGTATGAGTTGATCATGACCAATATAGTAAGCTATATTCTGGTAGTGGCAGTGGTTACATGGTGGGGATGGAGAATTCTTGAATGGATTTGGTTCAAGCCCAAGAGAATGGAGAACCATCTTAGAACCCAAGGCTTTAAGGGGAATCCTTATAGGGTCTTGTTTGGAGACCTCAAAGATTGCAACGCCATAACCAAACAGAACCGGACCAACCCTATTTCAATCTCAGACGACATTGTTCCTCGTCTCGTCCCCTTCACTCACAAAATCATCAACACTTATG GAAAGAAAACATTCATGTGGTTTGGAAACATACCAAGAGTACACATTACAGAGCCGGATCTAATGAAGGAGGTGTTGTCGAAGAATTTTAACTATATCAAGCCGAAGACCAACCCCTTCATAAAACTGTTGATCGATGGACTTTCAAACCATGAACACGATCAATGGATCAAGCATAGAAAAATTATCAACCCGGTTTTTCGTATGGAGAGGATAAAG CTTATGGTTCCAGCATTTCATGTGAGTTGCCTTGAGATGATAAGTGCATGGGAAAAGGAATTGAAAGTGTCCAAAGAAGTGGATGTTTGGccatatttatacaaattgACAGCCGATGTGATTTCGCGAGCTGCATTTGGTAGCTCCTATGAAGAAGGAAGGAAGATATTTCAGCTTCTAACGCTACAAGCTAATATCGTCATTCCACTTTTAAACGAACTATACATCCCGGGATGGAG GTTTCTTCCAACAAAGAGAAACatgagaatgaagaagataGCTAAACAATTGGAACATCTACTCATTAATGTAATCAATAAAAGAGTGCATGCCTTAAAAAATGGTGAAAAAAACAATCAAGACTTGTTAACCATATTATTAGAATCCAATTTCAATGGAAAACAAGATGGGAAGTTAATGGTGATGACAATGAATGAGGTAATCCAAGAATGCAAACTCTTCTACTTTGCTGGACAAGAGACTACTGCAACTTTACTTCTCTGGACAATGGTTCTTTTGGCTCAACACCAAGAATGGCAACATCGAGCTAGAGAAGAAGTCTGTAATGAATTTGGAAAGGAAGGAAAACCCAATTTTGATGGACTTAATCGCCTTAAGATT GTTACAATGATAATAAACGAGGTGCTAAGGCTCTATCCACCTGTGGCTGAACTCACTAGAATCACTGCGAAAGACATGAAACTAGGAGAATCGCTTCATTTGCAAGCTGGGACAACAATATCATTGCCCATAGTGTTATTTCACCATGATAAAGAGATGTGGGGGGACGACGCAAAAGAATTCAAGCCAGAGAGATTTGCAAATGGAATATCGAATGCAACAAAATGTCCCGTCTCCTATTTCCCTTTTAGTTGTGGGCCAAGGGTTTGTATCGGCCAGAATTTCACTTTAGTAGAGGCTAAGATGGTGGTGACCATGATTCTTCAACGTTTCTCATTTGAGCTTTCCCCAACTTATGCCCATGCTCCTTGTCCCGTAGCCACTACTCAGCCTCAATTCGGTGCTCCCTTGATTATGCGTCAATTATAG